One genomic segment of Candidatus Cloacimonadota bacterium includes these proteins:
- a CDS encoding GNAT family N-acetyltransferase, whose product MKEINSKLIVAKVLRILQRSRMMNFRAHIPIFIEKKNFIVKTADSREELYAALKLRHDVFLMELLKKQKKSGVDKDRFDKLCDHLIIIDKRSNSLIGTYRLQSSLHTKKWYTATEFHMKHIKRLPGIKLELGRACVHPDHRNGVTIALLWEGIRAYVEASGTSYLFGCSSIKTTNHVEILQIYQYLLNNGHLSHEHRVRPRGKFRINGMNKHFRACGVGCFDNLDPSMKDKIPSLLASYLKVGAKVCGSPALDKSFKCIDFLTLLDVSCLKSQYIRKPRDS is encoded by the coding sequence ATGAAGGAAATCAACTCAAAACTGATTGTTGCCAAGGTGCTGCGCATCCTACAAAGAAGTAGAATGATGAATTTCCGCGCCCACATCCCCATTTTTATCGAGAAGAAAAACTTCATCGTAAAAACTGCCGATTCCCGTGAAGAACTATATGCTGCTCTCAAGTTGCGTCATGACGTATTTCTAATGGAACTACTCAAGAAACAGAAGAAGAGCGGTGTAGACAAAGACCGTTTTGACAAACTCTGCGATCACCTCATCATTATTGATAAGCGCAGTAACTCTTTGATTGGAACCTACAGATTGCAATCCTCGTTGCACACCAAAAAGTGGTACACCGCAACCGAGTTCCACATGAAACACATAAAGCGTTTACCCGGCATCAAACTAGAGTTGGGGCGCGCCTGTGTTCATCCGGATCATCGTAATGGAGTAACCATCGCCTTACTTTGGGAAGGAATCAGGGCTTATGTAGAAGCAAGCGGGACAAGCTATCTTTTTGGCTGTTCCAGTATCAAAACCACCAATCACGTTGAGATATTGCAAATCTACCAGTATCTTCTCAATAATGGACATCTTAGCCACGAGCACCGCGTTCGCCCCAGGGGGAAATTCCGCATCAACGGCATGAATAAGCACTTTAGAGCATGTGGTGTGGGCTGCTTCGACAATTTAGATCCGAGCATGAAAGATAAAATACCCTCTCTTTTGGCTTCTTATCTTAAGGTTGGCGCCAAAGTTTGTGGTTCTCCGGCTCTGGATAAAAGCTTTAAATGCATAGACTTCCTTACTTTGTTGGATGTTAGCTGTTTGAAAAGCCAGTACATCCGCAAACCCCGCGATAGCTAG